In Streptococcus dysgalactiae subsp. dysgalactiae, the following are encoded in one genomic region:
- a CDS encoding OsmC family protein, producing MYQTKITGDRLYHTVSEGYGDSVTLFGKTDQGETPMSLLVIALSSCVTMCVQGFYHRQFKQDTLAVSVEASYEEEAFELLVRIEDVLDGKKKADLLAYIGTYCRVKRLLKPEVTVTITLEGLSHD from the coding sequence ATGTACCAGACAAAAATAACAGGAGACCGGCTTTACCACACGGTTTCGGAAGGCTACGGAGATAGCGTGACCTTATTTGGAAAAACTGATCAAGGGGAAACTCCTATGAGTTTACTGGTCATTGCCTTGTCTTCTTGTGTGACCATGTGTGTGCAGGGTTTTTACCATCGTCAATTTAAGCAAGATACACTTGCTGTTTCTGTTGAGGCTAGTTATGAGGAAGAAGCTTTTGAACTACTTGTTAGGATTGAGGATGTTTTAGATGGCAAAAAGAAAGCTGACTTATTGGCTTACATTGGGACCTATTGCCGCGTGAAACGACTCCTCAAACCCGAAGTTACGGTGACCATTACGTTAGAAGGACTGTCTCATGACTGA
- a CDS encoding IS3 family transposase (programmed frameshift), which produces MKLSYEDKIEIYRLRQSGWTWPKISQTFNMSKYNLQYMVRLIDIHGLESVCKRKNRYYSPELKQEIINEVLMKGRSQLEVSLDYGLPNKGMLPNWIAQYKKNGYTILEKSRGRPVKMGRKPKRKLEEMTELERLQYDNEYLRAENAVPKKVERTPIEGRSKAQRATEIIQGLINVFDLRILLNILKLSRSTYYYQVKRLTQGDNNKELKEAIQDIYSENKGRYGYRRIHLELKNRGYKVNHKKVQRLMTELGLKARIRAKRRYNSYKGEVGKKADNLIKRQFKATQPLKKCYTDVTEFSIPASDQKLYLSPVLDGFNSEIIAYHLSTSPNLQQLKTMLSEAFPEQTYQGTILHSDQGWQYQHTYYHHFLEVHGMRPSMSRKGNSLDNGMMESFFGTLKTEMFYGFEKEFTSLETLKTAISEYINYYNTKRIKLTLKGLSPVQYRTQSLT; this is translated from the exons ATGAAATTAAGTTATGAAGATAAAATTGAAATCTATCGCTTACGACAATCTGGTTGGACATGGCCTAAAATCAGTCAAACATTTAATATGAGTAAGTATAACCTTCAATACATGGTCCGCCTTATTGATATACACGGATTGGAAAGTGTTTGTAAAAGGAAAAATAGGTATTATTCTCCTGAACTAAAGCAGGAAATCATAAACGAAGTTCTGATGAAAGGTAGGTCTCAGCTAGAGGTTTCTCTAGATTATGGATTACCAAACAAGGGAATGCTTCCTAATTGGATAGCGCAATACAAGAAAAACGGGTATACTATTCTTGAGAAATCAAGAGGGAGACCTGTAAAGATGGGACGCAAACCAAAGAGAAAACTTGAAGAAATGACTGAATTAGAGCGTCTTCAATATGATAATGAGTACCTTAGAGCGGAGAATGCCGTAC CTAAAAAAGTTGAGAGAACTCCGATTGAGGGTCGAAGCAAGGCTCAAAGAGCAACAGAAATCATTCAAGGACTAATCAATGTATTTGATTTAAGAATCCTACTTAATATTTTGAAGCTGTCTCGATCAACCTACTATTATCAGGTTAAACGTCTAACTCAGGGAGATAACAACAAAGAATTAAAAGAAGCTATTCAAGATATTTATTCTGAGAACAAAGGGAGATATGGTTACCGTAGAATTCACCTCGAACTTAAAAATCGAGGCTATAAAGTTAATCATAAGAAAGTTCAACGTTTGATGACAGAACTTGGTTTGAAAGCTAGAATCCGTGCGAAACGTCGCTATAACTCTTATAAAGGTGAGGTTGGCAAGAAAGCTGATAATCTCATTAAGCGTCAATTTAAAGCTACCCAACCACTTAAGAAGTGTTATACCGATGTCACAGAGTTTTCAATTCCTGCTAGTGATCAAAAATTGTATCTATCACCAGTTCTTGATGGCTTTAACAGTGAGATTATTGCATATCATTTATCTACCTCGCCAAACTTACAACAACTTAAAACGATGCTTTCCGAGGCTTTTCCTGAACAAACTTACCAGGGCACTATTTTACATAGTGACCAAGGATGGCAATATCAACACACTTACTACCATCATTTTCTTGAGGTGCATGGAATGAGACCGTCCATGTCGCGTAAAGGAAATAGCTTAGATAACGGCATGATGGAATCTTTTTTTGGAACATTGAAGACAGAAATGTTTTATGGGTTTGAGAAGGAATTTACTTCCCTCGAAACATTAAAAACAGCTATTTCAGAATATATCAACTACTACAACACTAAACGAATCAAACTTACATTAAAAGGACTAAGTCCTGTGCAATACAGAACTCAATCCTTAACTTAA
- a CDS encoding YbgA family protein gives MTDACLKTYQKQWAYQKYWVMAHSQQHYNALRGLFKGNEWSEEKVLTFHCLIEEAQAIPPTVKTLRTAYQHVWGYFKKVASQEEKEHFKDLDAQLEIRSEEMLYFLQEMTAHYQPSYLLSCRLITTGP, from the coding sequence ATGACTGATGCTTGTTTGAAAACTTACCAAAAACAATGGGCTTATCAAAAGTATTGGGTCATGGCACATTCGCAACAGCATTATAATGCTTTAAGAGGTTTGTTCAAAGGAAATGAGTGGTCAGAAGAAAAGGTGTTGACTTTTCATTGTTTGATTGAAGAAGCGCAAGCCATTCCTCCTACAGTAAAAACCTTACGAACGGCATATCAGCATGTTTGGGGGTATTTTAAAAAGGTAGCAAGCCAGGAAGAAAAAGAGCACTTCAAAGATTTGGATGCGCAGTTGGAAATTCGATCTGAGGAGATGCTATACTTTTTACAAGAGATGACTGCTCATTATCAGCCCTCTTATCTGCTATCTTGTCGTTTGATTACCACAGGTCCTTAA